In Streptococcus uberis, a single window of DNA contains:
- a CDS encoding sugar ABC transporter ATP-binding protein, which translates to MKIDMRGISKSFGSNKVLEKIDLSIASGQVHALMGENGAGKSTLMNILTGLFPASHGDIIIDGKEMTFSNPQEAEEFGISFIHQEMNTWPEMTVLENLFLGREVKTPLGLLDQKAMAKKAKAAFERLGVSIPLHCPIGDLSVGQQQMIEIAKSLLSKVSLLIMDEPTAALTDRETENLFRVIKGLKEEGVGIIYISHRMEEIFKITDLVTVMRDGIVVDTKKTSETTPYELVKKMVGRELEDFYPEKKASIGDIAFEVENLTGSAFQDVSFKVRKGEILGFSGLMGAGRTEVMRSIFGLDKVKSGKIKLNGQALSISNPAQAIAQGIGFLTEDRKAEGLILDFSIKDNMTLPSTKDFVKHGLFDEKTSTIFVQQLIDRLRIKSGTPKMTVGQLSGGNQQKVVLAKWIGIAPKVLILDEPTRGVDVGAKREIYQLIDELAERGVPIILVSSDLPEILGVSDRIMVMHEGRIAGELSREEASQESVMQLATGGH; encoded by the coding sequence ATGAAAATTGACATGAGAGGAATTTCCAAATCATTTGGGAGCAATAAGGTTTTAGAAAAAATTGACTTAAGTATAGCATCTGGTCAAGTTCATGCCCTAATGGGAGAAAATGGTGCGGGGAAGTCTACCTTAATGAATATACTGACAGGTCTATTTCCTGCTAGTCATGGGGATATTATCATTGATGGAAAAGAGATGACCTTTTCTAATCCACAAGAAGCTGAAGAATTTGGAATCAGTTTTATTCATCAAGAAATGAATACCTGGCCGGAAATGACTGTTCTGGAGAATCTATTTCTTGGTCGTGAGGTGAAAACACCACTCGGGCTTCTTGATCAAAAAGCAATGGCTAAAAAAGCTAAGGCTGCTTTTGAACGTCTAGGAGTGTCCATTCCCTTACACTGTCCCATTGGTGACCTGTCTGTTGGTCAACAACAGATGATTGAAATTGCCAAGAGTTTGCTATCAAAAGTTTCTTTGCTCATTATGGATGAGCCGACAGCCGCCTTAACTGATCGTGAGACGGAAAATTTGTTTAGGGTTATTAAAGGCTTGAAAGAAGAAGGTGTTGGAATTATTTACATTTCACACCGGATGGAAGAAATCTTTAAAATCACGGATTTAGTGACTGTTATGCGAGATGGCATTGTGGTTGATACGAAAAAAACCAGTGAAACGACCCCTTATGAACTGGTTAAGAAGATGGTTGGCCGTGAGCTTGAAGATTTTTACCCCGAAAAAAAGGCAAGCATTGGTGACATTGCTTTTGAAGTTGAAAACCTTACTGGTTCAGCTTTTCAAGATGTTTCGTTTAAGGTTAGAAAAGGTGAAATCTTAGGCTTTTCTGGCTTAATGGGAGCTGGCCGGACTGAAGTGATGCGTTCTATTTTTGGCCTAGATAAAGTAAAGTCTGGAAAAATAAAACTTAATGGACAAGCATTAAGCATTTCCAACCCTGCACAAGCTATCGCTCAAGGCATCGGATTTTTAACTGAAGATCGCAAAGCAGAAGGTTTAATCTTAGATTTTTCCATTAAAGATAATATGACTTTACCGAGTACCAAAGACTTCGTCAAACATGGATTATTTGATGAGAAAACAAGTACTATTTTCGTTCAGCAATTAATTGATCGCTTGCGCATCAAATCAGGTACACCCAAGATGACCGTTGGTCAACTATCAGGTGGTAATCAGCAAAAAGTCGTTTTAGCTAAATGGATTGGCATAGCCCCTAAAGTTTTAATTTTAGATGAGCCAACACGTGGTGTAGACGTTGGGGCTAAACGTGAAATTTATCAGTTGATTGATGAGCTTGCTGAAAGAGGTGTTCCTATTATTTTAGTGTCATCTGATTTACCTGAAATTTTAGGAGTCAGTGATCGTATCATGGTTATGCATGAGGGTCGCATTGCAGGAGAATTGAGCCGAGAAGAGGCAAGTCAAGAAAGTGTTATGCAATTGGCAACAGGAGGGCATTAA
- the rbsK gene encoding ribokinase produces the protein MSRIVVIGSISMDLVMETSRIPQEGETVFGNHFSMVPGGKGANQAVALGRLSSDQDDCTIIGCLGQDSFGPLLKQNLVDNNLNTSYVGTVPSSSGIAQITLFQQDNRIIVCPGANDFVSPDRWSSEWEVIEQADLVILQNEIPHQANKRIASYCKEHGIKVLYNPAPSRSTDKEMIDLVDYVTPNQHECQELFPERTLEENVMAYPNKLIVTLGSQGSIFFDGSSLKTIPAIKADVVDTTGAGDTFNGAFGFALTKQLPIEQALQFATLASHLSVQKFGAQGGMPTLEEMRKHQAYEKTWDFK, from the coding sequence ATGAGTCGTATTGTAGTTATTGGTAGTATTTCAATGGATTTGGTCATGGAGACGAGTCGTATCCCTCAAGAGGGGGAAACAGTCTTTGGAAATCACTTTTCAATGGTTCCAGGAGGAAAAGGAGCTAACCAAGCTGTTGCCCTAGGACGTTTGAGTTCTGATCAGGATGATTGTACTATTATTGGATGCTTAGGTCAGGATTCATTTGGTCCCCTTTTGAAACAAAACCTAGTTGATAACAATTTAAATACAAGCTATGTGGGAACGGTACCATCATCTTCTGGAATTGCACAAATTACACTTTTCCAACAGGATAATCGCATTATTGTCTGTCCTGGTGCAAACGACTTTGTCAGCCCAGACCGATGGTCATCAGAATGGGAAGTGATTGAGCAAGCCGATTTGGTGATTTTGCAAAATGAGATTCCTCATCAAGCTAATAAAAGAATAGCATCCTATTGTAAGGAACATGGTATAAAAGTACTGTATAATCCAGCACCATCGCGTTCGACTGATAAAGAGATGATAGATTTGGTGGATTATGTCACTCCAAATCAGCATGAATGTCAGGAACTTTTTCCGGAGAGGACTCTTGAAGAAAATGTGATGGCCTACCCAAACAAACTGATTGTCACTTTAGGCAGCCAAGGTTCAATTTTTTTTGATGGTAGCAGTTTGAAGACAATTCCTGCTATTAAAGCAGATGTGGTTGATACTACGGGGGCTGGCGATACCTTTAACGGTGCCTTTGGCTTTGCTTTAACGAAACAGTTACCGATTGAACAGGCACTTCAATTTGCTACTTTGGCTTCACATTTATCGGTTCAGAAATTTGGTGCTCAGGGTGGCATGCCAACTTTAGAAGAAATGAGGAAACATCAGGCTTATGAAAAAACATGGGATTTTAAATAG
- a CDS encoding ABC transporter permease subunit, with protein MKKVMKYFSELTTLVALIGLMIVITIINPNFLTTNNLLNLLLQVTANGFIAFGMTFVILTGGIDLSVGSILALSSALTAGLIAKGTPVGIAILLALALGGIFGMLNGLLISYGKLAPFIVTLATMTIFRGATLVYSNGNPITGGLSDSFTFQFIGQGYIFGIPFPVILMFLVFLILYLLLHKTAFGKSVYALGGNEKAAYISGIKLNKVKIVIYTISGMMAAISGLIITSRLSSAQPTAGASYEMDAIAAVVLGGTSLSGGKGRILGTLIGALIIGVLNNGLNIIGVSAFWQQVVKGVVILIAVLLDRLKVAKAS; from the coding sequence TTGAAAAAAGTCATGAAATATTTCTCAGAGTTGACAACTCTGGTCGCCTTAATTGGATTAATGATTGTCATTACAATAATCAATCCTAATTTCTTAACCACCAATAACTTGTTGAATTTGTTACTGCAAGTCACTGCAAATGGATTTATCGCCTTTGGGATGACCTTTGTTATATTGACCGGTGGGATTGATTTATCTGTGGGGTCTATATTGGCCCTCTCAAGTGCTCTGACAGCAGGTTTAATTGCTAAGGGAACACCTGTTGGAATAGCTATTTTACTTGCATTAGCCCTAGGTGGTATCTTTGGCATGTTAAATGGTCTCTTGATTTCATACGGCAAACTTGCTCCATTTATTGTGACACTGGCAACGATGACTATTTTTAGAGGAGCTACCTTGGTCTATTCTAACGGAAATCCTATTACGGGAGGTCTTTCAGATAGTTTTACCTTCCAATTCATAGGACAAGGTTATATATTTGGAATCCCTTTTCCAGTCATTCTCATGTTCCTCGTATTTTTAATCTTGTATCTCTTGCTTCATAAGACAGCTTTTGGTAAATCTGTTTATGCCTTAGGCGGAAATGAAAAAGCTGCTTATATTTCCGGGATTAAATTAAATAAAGTCAAGATTGTGATCTATACCATATCAGGAATGATGGCAGCCATTTCAGGTTTAATCATTACGTCTCGTTTAAGTTCTGCTCAACCGACAGCAGGTGCAAGTTATGAGATGGATGCAATCGCTGCTGTTGTACTTGGCGGAACATCCTTATCTGGAGGAAAAGGTAGAATTCTAGGAACCTTAATTGGTGCTTTAATCATTGGGGTCTTAAACAATGGACTTAACATCATCGGGGTTTCCGCCTTTTGGCAACAAGTAGTCAAAGGTGTTGTTATTTTAATTGCTGTTCTTTTGGATCGTCTAAAAGTAGCAAAAGCTTCATAA
- a CDS encoding ABC transporter ATP-binding protein, with product MSIIKNLWWFFKQEKVPYLIGILSLSLVALLNLIPPKIMGSVIDGITSGHLTKDDLLIQLFWLLLASIAMYVLRYIWRVCIFGTSYRLGRIMRFKLFDHFTRMSPSFYQKYRTGDLMAHATNDINSLTRLAGGGVMSAVDASITAIVTLVTMFFSISWQMTVIAVLPLPLMAYATSRLGRKTHKAFGESQAAFSDLNNKVQESVSGIKVTKSFGYQVQELDSFQSINQKTFQKNIKTMTYDVMFDPLVLLFIGASYVLTLFVGAYMIKAQTITIGNLVTFITYLDMLVWPLMAVGFLFNMIQRGSVSYERIEELLNQESDIKDPENPIKTIQNGQLKYDIKAFQYSDEETLRDIHFALEKGQTLGLVGQTGSGKTTLIKLLLREYNVTEGSISLNGHPIENYRLKDLRQLIGYVPQDQFLFATSILENVRFGNPDLSVEAVQKATKLSHVYEDILAMPDGFNTLIGEKGVSLSGGQKQRLAMSRAMVLNPEILILDDSLSAVDAKTEFAIIENLKDTRKDKTTIITAHRLSAVVHADIILVMQNGRIIERGRHEDLIQNNGWYAKTYVSQQMEMEVEGDVQG from the coding sequence ATGTCAATTATAAAAAATTTGTGGTGGTTCTTCAAACAAGAAAAAGTGCCCTATCTTATCGGTATTCTTTCTCTTAGTTTAGTAGCCCTTTTGAATTTGATTCCTCCCAAAATCATGGGATCAGTGATTGATGGTATCACAAGTGGACATTTAACCAAAGATGACTTGTTAATACAGTTGTTTTGGCTCTTATTAGCTTCAATTGCCATGTATGTCTTAAGGTATATTTGGAGAGTTTGTATTTTTGGGACCTCTTACCGTTTAGGAAGAATCATGCGTTTTAAATTGTTCGATCATTTTACCAGGATGTCTCCCTCTTTCTATCAAAAATATCGAACAGGTGATTTAATGGCTCACGCCACTAATGACATCAACTCTTTAACCAGATTGGCCGGGGGAGGGGTTATGTCAGCAGTGGATGCTTCCATTACAGCAATTGTCACCTTAGTCACCATGTTTTTTAGCATTTCATGGCAGATGACTGTCATTGCAGTCTTGCCTTTGCCCTTAATGGCTTATGCTACTAGTCGTTTGGGACGAAAAACTCACAAAGCATTTGGAGAATCTCAGGCAGCCTTTTCTGACTTAAATAATAAGGTGCAAGAAAGTGTATCAGGTATTAAAGTTACAAAATCCTTTGGTTACCAAGTTCAAGAATTGGACTCTTTTCAATCAATCAATCAAAAAACATTCCAGAAAAATATTAAAACCATGACTTATGATGTCATGTTTGATCCTCTAGTGCTTTTGTTTATTGGGGCTTCTTATGTATTGACCTTATTTGTAGGAGCTTACATGATCAAAGCCCAAACCATTACCATTGGTAATCTTGTCACCTTCATTACTTATCTAGACATGTTAGTTTGGCCCTTAATGGCTGTAGGCTTCCTATTCAATATGATTCAACGTGGTTCTGTTTCCTATGAACGTATTGAAGAGCTCTTAAATCAAGAATCTGACATCAAAGATCCAGAAAATCCTATTAAAACCATTCAAAATGGACAACTTAAATATGATATTAAGGCTTTTCAGTACAGTGACGAAGAAACACTCAGAGACATTCATTTTGCTCTTGAAAAGGGACAAACTCTCGGTTTAGTTGGTCAAACAGGATCTGGGAAAACGACCCTTATTAAACTCTTGTTAAGAGAATATAATGTTACAGAAGGTTCTATTTCATTAAATGGTCATCCGATTGAGAATTATCGTTTAAAAGACCTAAGACAATTAATTGGCTATGTGCCTCAGGATCAATTTTTATTTGCGACTAGCATTCTCGAAAATGTTCGATTTGGGAATCCGGATTTGTCAGTGGAAGCTGTTCAAAAGGCTACCAAACTCTCTCACGTTTATGAGGATATCCTGGCAATGCCAGATGGTTTTAACACCTTGATCGGTGAAAAAGGTGTTTCCTTATCTGGAGGACAAAAACAACGACTTGCCATGAGTCGCGCAATGGTTTTAAATCCGGAAATTCTTATTTTGGATGATTCCTTGTCAGCCGTTGATGCGAAAACGGAATTTGCTATTATTGAAAATCTTAAAGATACCCGCAAAGATAAAACAACTATTATTACGGCACACCGTCTCAGCGCCGTTGTACACGCTGATATCATTTTAGTCATGCAAAATGGTCGCATTATTGAACGTGGTCGCCATGAAGACTTAATTCAAAACAATGGTTGGTATGCCAAAACTTATGTATCACAGCAAATGGAAATGGAGGTGGAAGGAGATGTACAAGGCTAG
- a CDS encoding substrate-binding domain-containing protein, which translates to MKCIKKLGFLALFLSMVLLLGACGKTGLGNSSASSSKEVTKKAAKDLKLGVSISTTNNPYFVAMKDGLDKFAGEKKVSLKVADAQDDAARQADDIQNFISQNVDAILINPVDSKAVVSSIKAANSANIPVILIDRGSEGGDVLTTVASDNVEAGKMAAEFVVKELGEKAKAFELSGVPGASATVDRGKGFNKIAKTKLDILSSQSANFDRAKALNTAQNMIQGHKDVQVIFAQNDEMALGAAQAVKSAGLKDILIVGIDGQPDAHDAIKNGDITATIAQQPAKMGEIAIQAAIDHYQGKKVKKTTVSPIYLVTKETVDQYNW; encoded by the coding sequence ATGAAATGTATCAAAAAACTAGGCTTTTTAGCTCTCTTCCTATCAATGGTATTGCTTCTGGGTGCCTGTGGTAAAACGGGGTTAGGAAACTCTTCCGCATCTTCCTCAAAGGAAGTCACCAAAAAAGCAGCTAAAGATTTGAAATTGGGAGTATCCATTTCAACAACTAACAATCCATACTTTGTTGCCATGAAAGATGGATTGGATAAATTTGCTGGTGAGAAAAAAGTGAGTTTGAAAGTTGCTGACGCGCAAGATGATGCAGCACGTCAAGCGGATGATATTCAAAACTTTATTAGTCAAAATGTTGATGCCATTTTGATTAATCCAGTTGATTCAAAGGCTGTCGTTTCTTCCATCAAAGCAGCTAATTCTGCCAATATACCTGTTATCTTAATTGACCGTGGTAGTGAAGGCGGAGACGTTTTAACAACCGTCGCTTCTGATAACGTTGAAGCTGGTAAAATGGCTGCTGAATTTGTGGTTAAAGAATTAGGTGAAAAAGCAAAAGCATTTGAATTGTCAGGTGTACCAGGAGCTTCCGCAACAGTTGACCGTGGTAAAGGCTTTAATAAGATTGCAAAAACAAAATTAGATATCCTTTCTAGTCAATCTGCCAATTTTGATCGTGCCAAAGCTCTCAATACAGCTCAAAACATGATTCAAGGCCATAAAGATGTTCAAGTTATTTTTGCCCAAAATGATGAAATGGCTTTGGGAGCAGCACAAGCTGTTAAATCAGCAGGACTTAAAGATATTCTGATTGTCGGCATTGATGGTCAACCAGATGCACATGATGCTATCAAGAATGGTGATATTACAGCAACAATAGCCCAACAACCAGCCAAAATGGGAGAAATTGCCATCCAAGCAGCAATTGACCACTATCAAGGTAAAAAAGTGAAAAAAACAACCGTTTCTCCTATCTATTTAGTCACCAAAGAAACTGTTGATCAATATAATTGGTAA
- a CDS encoding bifunctional metallophosphatase/5'-nucleotidase produces the protein MQEIIRLLHLNDLHSHFEAFPKLQRFFEKASQNQDEEVIKLDIGDNIDRSHPLSDATKGKANVQLMNQLGIDFATIGNNEGIGLSKEDLNQVYDEANFEVILGNLEDNHQRPKWASPYAIYRTKKGTTIAFLAYTFPYYWTYEPNGWQVTDPIEALKRDLQLPEVASADIRILLSHLGITVDERITEEVDNIDLIIGSHTHHVFEDGACLNGTYLAAAGKYGQYVGNISMVLENHRLQEIEIIAHETSHFPSLPSDQEAIQALLNEGERLLDDQSILTLAEPLNQEKTLDLVMEAMMDYAHADTCLINTGLLVHPLDQRITLKSLQKSLPHQMRLARFELSKESFEKICFEIWGQADLLKNQEIRGMGFRGKQFGGLCSRGFAYKNGKIVYNETVMGKSDKISLVLVDQYFFASYFPSVKQELPTLLFPDLLREVLEKYLKNEKMIGKESNEKGNFTRNV, from the coding sequence ATGCAGGAAATCATTCGTTTACTTCATCTCAATGATTTACATTCCCATTTTGAAGCTTTTCCTAAACTGCAACGCTTTTTTGAAAAAGCTTCGCAAAATCAAGATGAAGAAGTGATCAAACTGGACATCGGAGATAACATTGATCGAAGTCATCCTTTATCTGATGCGACCAAAGGAAAAGCAAATGTCCAACTGATGAATCAACTTGGAATAGATTTTGCTACAATTGGTAACAATGAAGGTATCGGTTTAAGTAAGGAAGATTTAAATCAAGTCTATGATGAGGCAAATTTTGAAGTCATTTTAGGAAATCTTGAAGATAATCATCAGCGCCCTAAATGGGCTTCTCCCTATGCCATTTACAGGACAAAAAAGGGAACGACCATTGCTTTTCTTGCCTATACCTTTCCCTACTACTGGACCTATGAACCTAATGGTTGGCAAGTCACAGACCCTATTGAAGCTTTAAAAAGAGATCTTCAATTGCCGGAAGTGGCATCTGCAGATATACGTATTCTCTTGAGTCATTTAGGCATCACTGTCGATGAAAGAATCACTGAAGAAGTGGACAATATCGATTTAATTATCGGAAGTCACACCCATCATGTTTTTGAAGATGGTGCTTGTTTAAATGGAACCTATCTAGCTGCTGCTGGGAAATATGGCCAGTATGTCGGTAACATTTCCATGGTATTAGAGAACCATCGGCTTCAGGAAATAGAAATTATTGCTCATGAAACCAGCCATTTTCCCAGTCTTCCTTCGGATCAAGAAGCGATTCAAGCTTTATTGAATGAGGGAGAGAGGCTTTTAGATGACCAGAGTATTCTGACGCTTGCAGAACCATTAAATCAAGAAAAAACACTGGATTTAGTGATGGAAGCTATGATGGATTATGCTCATGCCGATACTTGTCTGATTAACACTGGCTTGTTGGTGCATCCTCTGGACCAAAGGATAACTTTAAAATCACTTCAAAAAAGCTTACCGCATCAAATGCGCTTAGCACGTTTCGAATTAAGCAAAGAAAGTTTCGAAAAAATCTGCTTTGAGATTTGGGGACAGGCGGATTTGTTAAAAAATCAGGAAATTAGAGGGATGGGCTTCCGCGGCAAACAGTTTGGGGGACTATGTAGCCGTGGCTTTGCATACAAAAATGGAAAAATAGTGTATAATGAAACAGTTATGGGCAAATCGGATAAGATAAGTTTAGTTTTAGTCGATCAGTATTTTTTTGCTTCCTATTTTCCTAGTGTGAAGCAAGAATTGCCTACCTTGCTCTTCCCTGATCTTTTAAGGGAAGTTTTGGAAAAATACCTCAAAAATGAGAAGATGATCGGAAAGGAGTCCAATGAAAAAGGAAATTTCACCAGAAATGTATAA
- a CDS encoding VanZ family protein, translating into MKALAILYILAICIMCFMPQPQLFEDIKTPNIIYVGRLRFLLVPFNSILGLGKVNTLFEGVWIFCQNLMNVFLLLPLVYLCHFLTSKWHSYAKSFLLGLTISFSIEITQLLLDVAINANRVFEIDDLWTNALGASIAYGLFRLTRSSKILT; encoded by the coding sequence ATGAAAGCTCTAGCAATTCTTTACATCCTAGCTATTTGCATCATGTGCTTTATGCCTCAGCCACAACTCTTTGAAGATATCAAAACCCCCAATATTATTTATGTTGGAAGACTTCGATTTCTTCTGGTTCCCTTCAATTCTATTTTAGGGTTGGGCAAGGTCAATACACTATTTGAAGGTGTTTGGATATTCTGCCAAAATCTAATGAATGTCTTTCTTCTCCTTCCATTAGTTTATCTTTGTCATTTTTTGACAAGCAAATGGCACAGCTATGCTAAGAGTTTTCTTTTAGGTCTCACCATTAGCTTTAGTATCGAAATAACACAGTTACTCTTAGATGTAGCTATTAATGCCAATAGGGTTTTTGAAATTGATGATTTATGGACCAATGCTCTGGGGGCAAGCATTGCCTACGGACTTTTTCGTCTCACTCGTTCTTCTAAAATCTTGACATAA
- a CDS encoding YutD family protein encodes MKKEISPEMYNYNKFPGPKFISFDNIVKSDDYTFTLLENEKEAFDTTAFEQRFTEILLKYDYIVGDWGNEQLRLKGFYKDSNDIKKTNRISRLEDYIKEFCNFGCAYFVLENPNPIEIKFEEDKPIRRKKSARPQKRRNKGEDVFTIHPKSKSKTSKEKYQEPPKKSRRRKDFQKVSDNKQEGKKRQSPAPKNDHFIIRKKDNNS; translated from the coding sequence ATGAAAAAGGAAATTTCACCAGAAATGTATAACTATAATAAATTTCCTGGGCCAAAGTTCATTAGTTTTGATAATATCGTAAAAAGTGATGACTATACCTTCACTCTTTTGGAAAATGAAAAAGAGGCGTTTGATACAACCGCCTTTGAACAACGTTTCACTGAAATCTTATTAAAGTATGATTATATTGTTGGGGATTGGGGCAATGAGCAGTTACGTCTTAAGGGATTTTACAAAGACTCCAACGACATCAAAAAAACAAATCGCATCTCCCGTTTAGAAGACTATATTAAAGAATTCTGTAATTTTGGCTGTGCCTACTTTGTTTTAGAAAATCCAAATCCCATTGAAATCAAATTTGAAGAAGATAAGCCTATAAGACGTAAGAAATCAGCAAGACCTCAGAAACGACGGAATAAGGGAGAGGATGTGTTTACAATACATCCTAAGTCAAAAAGCAAAACGTCTAAAGAGAAATATCAAGAACCTCCTAAAAAGAGTAGACGTCGAAAAGATTTTCAAAAAGTTTCTGATAACAAACAAGAAGGCAAAAAACGTCAGTCTCCTGCTCCAAAGAACGACCATTTTATCATCAGAAAGAAGGATAATAATTCATGA
- the rbsD gene encoding D-ribose pyranase has protein sequence MKKHGILNSDLAKIVDDLGHTDRVCIGDLGLPIPSGVRKIDLSLKAGFPSFQDLLDVYLEHVLVEKIILAEEIKEQNPEQLSQILRKLDDGVTVEYVSHEQLKALNQDVKAVIRTGENTPYSNIILQSGVTI, from the coding sequence ATGAAAAAACATGGGATTTTAAATAGTGACTTAGCAAAAATTGTTGATGACTTGGGACATACGGATCGGGTTTGTATTGGTGATTTGGGCTTGCCGATTCCTAGTGGTGTGCGAAAGATTGATCTGTCTCTAAAGGCTGGTTTTCCAAGTTTTCAAGACCTACTGGATGTCTATTTAGAGCATGTGCTTGTGGAAAAAATCATCCTAGCTGAGGAAATTAAGGAGCAGAATCCAGAGCAACTGTCTCAAATTTTAAGAAAATTGGATGATGGCGTCACTGTTGAATATGTCAGTCATGAGCAACTCAAGGCATTAAATCAAGACGTGAAGGCAGTGATTCGCACGGGTGAAAATACTCCATATTCAAATATCATTTTACAATCGGGTGTAACCATTTAG
- the rlmN gene encoding 23S rRNA (adenine(2503)-C(2))-methyltransferase RlmN: protein MKPSIYSLTRDELIAWALENGQKKFRATQIWDWLYKKRVQSFEEMTNISKDFIALLNEHFCVNPLKQRIVQESADGTVKYLFELPDGMLIETVLMRQHYGHSVCVTTQVGCNIGCTFCASGLIKKQRDLNNGEITAQIMLVQKYFDERGQDERVSHVVVMGIGEPFDNYDNVMKFLRTINDDNGLAIGARHITVSTSGLAHKIREFANEGVQVNLAVSLHAPNNELRSSIMRINRSFPLEKLFAAIEYYIETTNRRVTFEYIMLNEVNDGVEQAQELADLTKKIRKLSYVNLIPYNPVSEHDQYSRSPKERVAAFYDVLKKNGVNCVVRQEHGTDIDAACGQLRSNTMKKDRQKVVAAVAD from the coding sequence ATGAAACCATCTATTTACAGCCTAACCAGAGATGAATTAATTGCTTGGGCACTTGAAAACGGTCAGAAAAAATTCCGTGCAACTCAAATTTGGGATTGGCTCTATAAAAAACGTGTCCAATCTTTTGAAGAAATGACCAATATTTCTAAAGACTTCATAGCTCTTTTAAATGAACATTTTTGTGTTAATCCCTTAAAACAAAGAATCGTCCAAGAATCAGCTGATGGAACGGTAAAATATCTCTTTGAACTACCGGACGGCATGTTAATTGAAACGGTGTTGATGCGTCAACATTATGGTCATTCCGTATGTGTGACAACTCAGGTTGGTTGTAATATTGGATGTACTTTCTGTGCAAGTGGTTTGATAAAAAAACAACGTGATTTAAACAATGGTGAAATTACCGCTCAAATTATGTTGGTTCAAAAATATTTTGACGAACGTGGTCAAGACGAACGTGTTAGTCATGTCGTTGTCATGGGAATCGGTGAACCATTTGACAATTACGATAACGTCATGAAATTTTTAAGAACGATTAACGATGATAATGGTTTAGCCATTGGAGCTCGACATATTACGGTATCAACATCTGGTCTCGCCCACAAAATTCGCGAATTTGCAAATGAAGGCGTTCAAGTGAATTTAGCTGTATCACTCCATGCTCCCAATAATGAATTACGTTCGAGCATTATGCGCATTAACCGTTCCTTCCCATTGGAGAAACTATTTGCAGCTATTGAATATTATATTGAGACGACTAATCGTCGTGTAACTTTTGAATATATTATGCTTAATGAAGTTAATGACGGCGTTGAACAGGCACAAGAATTGGCTGATTTAACTAAAAAAATCAGAAAATTGTCATATGTCAATCTTATTCCCTATAATCCTGTTTCAGAACATGATCAATATAGCAGAAGTCCTAAAGAACGAGTGGCAGCCTTCTATGATGTCTTGAAGAAAAATGGGGTCAACTGTGTTGTTCGTCAGGAACATGGAACAGATATCGATGCAGCATGTGGTCAGTTACGATCAAACACCATGAAGAAAGACCGTCAAAAAGTAGTGGCGGCAGTAGCTGATTAA